The following coding sequences lie in one Gadus morhua chromosome 20, gadMor3.0, whole genome shotgun sequence genomic window:
- the zgc:113337 gene encoding OX-2 membrane glycoprotein: MSRSYRLLQQCLSLLMVVRLQGRVSAPERQEAPVESPFTLSCSLARERPGDAVRQVRWLDVQNQTLLTYQPGQTDSVSGQQHVELAPAPKDSSAITIRRVGFRDEGCYTCIFDLLPSGSQQGTTCLTVTSRITPAPNQTAVAGKRAVLSCSYGLPEKVQQVVWSHSPGRGEAQEVASFARRSDPMVEPPYQGRVWLSASLSHSQLTLQPVAVPDEGCYTCLFHTTLGGPRSATVCLDTYVLPKPQVSYRTTSPGVVEANCSCVSRPPAEIVWNVERDNRTLGPPVSTQTAQGDGTTLVVSTLTVRAGLLKDVSIKCLVHHRGLESAIAVAMNTKIGTALAILISVTTVAALLVMSLCFCLWKCFLHKDGEDV, translated from the exons ATGAGCCGGTCCTACAGGCTGCTGCAGCAGTGTCTGTCCCTCCTGATGGTGGTCCGACTGCAGG gcagGGTCTCGGCCCCGGAGCGCCAGGAGGCCCCGGTGGAGTCGCCCTTCACCCTCAGCTGCTCCCTGGCCCGCGAGCGGCCCGGGGACGCCGTGAGGCAGGTGCGCTGGCTGGACGTCCAGAACCAGACGCTGCTAACCTACCAGCCCGGGCAGACGGACAGCGTGAGCGGCCAGCAGCACGTGGAGCTGGCCCCCGCACCCAAGGACTCCTCCGCCATCACCATCCGCAGGGTGGGGTTCCGCGACGAGGGCTGCTACACCTGCATCTTCGACCTGCTGCCCAGCGGCTCGCAACAGGGAACTACCTGCCTCACCGTCACCT CCCGCATCACGCCGGCCCCTAACCAGACGGCGGTGGCGGGGAAGCGGGCGGTGCTGTCCTGCTCCTACGGCCTGCCTGAGAAGGTGCAGCAGGTGGTGTGGAGCCACTCCCCGGGGCGGGGCGAGGCCCAGGAGGTGGCCTCGTTCGCCCGCCGCAGCGACCCCATGGTGGAGCCCCCCTACCAGGGCCGGGTCTGGCTGTCCGCCTCGCTGTCCCACAGCCAGCTCACCCTCCAGCCCGTGGCCGTCCCCGACGAGGGCTGCTACACCTGCCTGTTCCACACCACCCTGGGGGGGCCCCGCAGCGCCACCGTGTGCCTGGACACCTACG TCCTGCCCAAACCCCAGGTCAGCTACCGGACCACCTCCCCGGGCGTGGTCGAGGCCAACTGCAGCTGCGtgtcccgcccccccgccgAGATCGTGTGGAACGTGGAGCGGGACAACCGCACCCTGGGGCCCCCGGTCAGCACCCAGACGGCCCAGGGCGACGGCACCACCCTGGTGGTCAGCACCCTCACCGTGAGGGCGGGGCTCCTGAAGGACGTGTCCATCAAGTGCCTGGTGCACCACAGGGGGCTGGAGTCCGCCATCGCCGTGGCCATGAACACCAAAA TTGGAACTGCTCTGGCCATCCTGATCTCAGTGACCACGGTGGCCGCGCTGCTGGTCATGTCTCTGTGCTTCTGCCTGTGGAAGTGCTTCCTGCACAAAGATGGAGAGGATGT CTGA